In Rutidosis leptorrhynchoides isolate AG116_Rl617_1_P2 chromosome 2, CSIRO_AGI_Rlap_v1, whole genome shotgun sequence, one genomic interval encodes:
- the LOC139894126 gene encoding small ribosomal subunit protein eS12 isoform X1: MAAEEGVVPVEVAAPASALGEPMDIMTALQLVLRKSVAHGGLIRGLHEAAKVIEKHAAQLCVLAEDCNQPDYQKLVKALCADHNVSLVTVPSAKTLGEWAGLCKIDSEGKARKVVGCSCLVVKDYGEESEGLHIVQEYVKSH; encoded by the exons ATGGCAGC TGAAGAAGGTGTTGTTCCTGTTGAGGTAGCCGCTCCAGCTTCTGCACTTGGTGAGCCTATGGACATCATGACCGCTTTGCAACTTGTGTTGAGAAAATCAGTTGCTCATGGTGGTCTAATACGTGGACTTCATGAGGCTGCGAAAGTGATTGAAAAGCACGCTGCTCAACTTTGTGTATTGGCTGAAGATTGTAACCAGCCTGATTATCAAAAATTGGTCAAAGCACTTTGTGCTGACCATAACGTGAGCTTGGTGACCGTTCCCAGTGCCAAGACTCTTGGCGAGTGGGCTGGT TTGTGCAAGATCGATTCTGAAGGAAAGGCAAGGAAGGTTGTGGGTTGCTCATGCCTTGTTGTAAAG GATTATGGTGAGGAAAGTGAAGGGCTTCACATTGTCCAGGAGTATGTAAAGTCTCACTAA
- the LOC139894126 gene encoding small ribosomal subunit protein eS12 isoform X2, which produces MDIMTALQLVLRKSVAHGGLIRGLHEAAKVIEKHAAQLCVLAEDCNQPDYQKLVKALCADHNVSLVTVPSAKTLGEWAGLCKIDSEGKARKVVGCSCLVVKDYGEESEGLHIVQEYVKSH; this is translated from the exons ATGGACATCATGACCGCTTTGCAACTTGTGTTGAGAAAATCAGTTGCTCATGGTGGTCTAATACGTGGACTTCATGAGGCTGCGAAAGTGATTGAAAAGCACGCTGCTCAACTTTGTGTATTGGCTGAAGATTGTAACCAGCCTGATTATCAAAAATTGGTCAAAGCACTTTGTGCTGACCATAACGTGAGCTTGGTGACCGTTCCCAGTGCCAAGACTCTTGGCGAGTGGGCTGGT TTGTGCAAGATCGATTCTGAAGGAAAGGCAAGGAAGGTTGTGGGTTGCTCATGCCTTGTTGTAAAG GATTATGGTGAGGAAAGTGAAGGGCTTCACATTGTCCAGGAGTATGTAAAGTCTCACTAA